From a region of the Sphaerodactylus townsendi isolate TG3544 linkage group LG16, MPM_Stown_v2.3, whole genome shotgun sequence genome:
- the LOC125445793 gene encoding somatostatin-2-like: protein MQLVASLGAVLLLVWSVRPSALPGEDKLSVQSSREQFKARRGLILKMLADLLDEVDMHHETTTSLDSDDPLAGELEEEHSILEQLSQATQRERKAPCKNFFWKTFTAC, encoded by the exons ATGCAGCTGGTGGCCAGCCTGGGCGCTGTGCTGCTGTTGGTCTGGAGCGTGAGACCATCAGCGCTGCCAGGAGAAGACAAGCTTTCGGTTCAGAGCAGTAGG GAGCAGTTCAAAGCTCGGAGAGGTCTGATCCTGAAAATGCTGGCAGACCTGCTGGACGAGGTGGACATGCACCATGAGACCACGACTTCCCTAGATTCGGACGATCCGCTTGCAGGCGAGCTGGAGGAAGAACACTCGATACTGGAGCAGTTGTCCCAGGCCACCCAGCGAGAGCGCAAAGCCCCCTGCAAAAACTTCTTCTGGAAAACATTCACCGCTTGCTAG